The following are from one region of the Phycisphaeraceae bacterium genome:
- a CDS encoding recombinase family protein, whose amino-acid sequence MKRFVALARVSSREQEREGFSLAVQEDALKRYAVAAGGEIVRLFRIAETASKSDERKTYRELIAYAKKNATELDALLFYKVDRAARNLFDYVELERLESEHGLAFVSVSQPTENNPAGRMMRRTLANMASFYTEQQSVDVREGLARRVQEGWFVGKAPYGYRNVRKDGRCVTEVDAAAGEVVRRVFHLYAYEPLTLDALRDRLHAEGVSYRGDSHRFTRSKLHAMLTDRSYIGEIPFKGQWYPGKQKPLVDRATWDRVQALLGDKVYHAHQMTYAGDAIACAHCGRAVTGERKTKGTKSGDRHYVYYRCSGYTAPGHPRVRVTEAELDRQVLELFGRMRIDDPEIQDWFRAVLASQTRDAQSDARAQREELLRQSSLLVAQQDRLLNLRLGDDVDQETFARKHTELRDRLSSIKLQLDVLDRSHDETAELAAKVFELSQTLQNTWISADYATKRRILEIVCLNCTLDGTTLCPVTRKPFDVLVEGLDLSKSRGDRI is encoded by the coding sequence ATGAAACGCTTTGTGGCGCTCGCACGGGTCAGCAGCCGCGAGCAGGAAAGAGAAGGCTTTTCGCTCGCGGTCCAAGAGGATGCGCTCAAGCGGTACGCCGTCGCGGCGGGCGGCGAAATCGTCCGGCTCTTTCGCATCGCCGAGACGGCGAGCAAGAGTGATGAGCGGAAGACGTACCGCGAGCTCATCGCATATGCGAAGAAGAACGCGACGGAACTCGACGCACTCCTGTTCTACAAGGTCGATCGGGCAGCCCGCAATCTCTTCGACTACGTCGAACTCGAAAGACTGGAAAGCGAGCATGGTCTTGCCTTCGTGTCGGTGTCTCAGCCGACTGAGAACAATCCCGCGGGGCGCATGATGCGGCGGACGCTCGCCAACATGGCGAGCTTCTACACCGAGCAGCAGTCCGTCGATGTCCGGGAGGGCCTCGCTCGTCGAGTGCAAGAAGGCTGGTTCGTGGGGAAGGCGCCCTATGGATATCGCAACGTCCGGAAGGACGGACGCTGTGTCACCGAAGTTGATGCCGCGGCTGGGGAAGTCGTCCGTCGGGTCTTTCACCTCTACGCCTACGAGCCGCTCACGCTCGATGCGCTGCGGGATCGTCTGCACGCAGAAGGCGTGAGCTATCGAGGTGACTCTCACCGGTTCACGCGGAGCAAGCTCCACGCGATGCTGACGGATCGGTCGTACATCGGCGAGATCCCGTTCAAGGGGCAGTGGTACCCCGGCAAGCAGAAGCCGCTTGTTGACCGTGCAACGTGGGACCGTGTGCAGGCTCTCTTGGGCGACAAGGTCTACCACGCCCACCAGATGACCTACGCCGGCGACGCCATCGCCTGTGCCCACTGCGGTAGGGCGGTGACGGGCGAGAGGAAAACGAAAGGGACCAAGTCCGGCGATCGGCACTACGTCTACTACCGGTGCAGCGGATACACCGCGCCCGGGCACCCCCGTGTCCGTGTCACGGAAGCGGAACTCGATCGGCAGGTTCTCGAACTCTTCGGCCGGATGCGGATCGATGATCCGGAGATTCAGGACTGGTTCCGGGCGGTCCTCGCGTCCCAGACGCGGGACGCCCAGTCAGACGCCCGGGCCCAGCGGGAGGAACTCCTGCGGCAATCCTCGCTCTTGGTAGCCCAGCAGGACAGGCTCCTGAACCTTCGGCTTGGCGATGACGTGGATCAGGAAACCTTCGCTCGCAAGCACACAGAGCTTCGGGACCGGCTGTCGTCCATCAAGCTCCAACTCGACGTTCTGGACCGTTCGCACGACGAAACGGCCGAACTCGCGGCCAAGGTGTTTGAACTCTCGCAAACACTGCAAAACACGTGGATTTCTGCTGATTACGCCACCAAGCGGCGAATCCTCGAAATCGTCTGTTTGAACTGCACCCTTGATGGCACAACTCTTTGCCCTGTAACGAGAAAGCCCTTCGACGTGCTCGTCGAAGGGCTTGATCTCTCGAAAAGTCGGGGTGATAGGATTTGA